The following coding sequences are from one Carettochelys insculpta isolate YL-2023 chromosome 5, ASM3395843v1, whole genome shotgun sequence window:
- the CCNH gene encoding cyclin-H, with product MYHSSTQRRHWTFRSEEELSRCRADANRKFRCKAVASGKVRQNDSLLLEPREELTICKYYEKKLLDFCSVFKPAMPRSVAGTATMYFKRFYLNNSVMEYHPRIIMLTCAFLACKVDEFNVSSAQFVGNLRENPAGQEKALEQILEYELLLIQQLNFHLIVHNPYRPFEGFLIDLKTRYPLLENPEVIRKTADDFLNRVALTDAYLLFTPSQIALTAIISSASRAGINMESYLSECLGLKENKTSLSQLLDTMRCMKNLIKKYEPPRPEEVAAIKQKLEKCHSSELALNTNLKKRKGYDDDEYIIKKSKVEEEEWTDDDLADSL from the exons ATGTACCACAGCAGCACGCAGAGGCGGCACTGGACCTTCCGCAGCGAGGAGGAGCTCTCCCGCTGCCGGGCCGACGCCAACCGCAAGTTCCGCTGCAAAGCGGTGGCCAGCGGAAAG gtCCGGCAGAACGACtcgctgctgctggagccccggGAAGAGCTGACGATCTGCAAATACTATGAGAAGAAGCTGCTGGACTTCTGCTCCGTGTTCAAGCCGGCCATGCCCCGCTCCGTGGCG ggAACAGCTACTATGTACTTCAAACGTTTTTACCTCAATAACTCAGTGATGGAGTATCACCCTAGAATAATAAT GTTAACATGTGCATTCTTAGCATGTAAAGTAGATGAATTTAATGTATCTAGTGCACAGTTCGTTGGTAACCTTCGAGAAAACCCTGCAGGACAGGAGAAGGCTCTTGAACAGATTTTGGAATATGAGTTACTACTTATTCAGCAGCTGAACTTCCATCTCATTGTACACAACCCTTACAGACCATTTGAGGGATTTTTAATTGATTTGAAG aCTCGTTATCCATTGCTGGAGAATCCTGAGGTCATAAGGAAAACAGCCGATGACTTTCTCAATCGAGTAGCTCTGACAGATGCGTACCTTCTGTTTACACCGTCACAAATAGCTCTCACTGCCATCATCTCTAGTGCTTCCAGGGCAGGAATTAATATGGAAAG CTATTTATCTGAATGTCTTGggctgaaagaaaacaaaacatcacTGTCCCAACTACTAGATACAATGAGAT GCATGAAAAATCTCATAAAAAAGTATGAACCACCACGACCTGAGGAAGTTGCTGCAATAAAGCAGAAGTTAGAGAAGTGTCACAGCTCAGAACTTGCTCTTAATACAAACTT AAAGAAGAGGAAGGGCTATGACGATGATGAATATATTATAAAGAAGTCAAAAGTGGAGGAG